DNA sequence from the Bradyrhizobium sp. CIAT3101 genome:
GAACGCGAGCTGAAATGGATCGACGACCACGTCGACGGCAAGCCCTACGGCATCGACGTGCTGATCCCCGAAAACATCTCGACCGCGGGCGAGAAGGACGTCACCTGGAAGAGCCTGGAAGCGCGCGTGCCGCGGGAGCACCGCAGATACACCAGCGATCTCCTGAAGAAGTACGATATCGAGCTGACGACAACTGATGTTGCCGACAACCAGCCGCAACCGTTCGACGCCGAGACCGCGATGGAGTTGCTGAAGGTCTCGTTCAATCATCCGATCCGGCTGATCGCGAACGCGCTGGGCGTGCCGCCGAAGGCGATGATCGAGATGGGCAGGAAGCACAACGTGCCGGTGGCAGCCCTCGTCGGTGCCAAGGAGCACGCGTTGCGCCAGGTCGCGGCCGGTGTCGACATCCTCGTGGTCCAGGGCACCGAGGCCGGCGGCCATTGCGGCGAGGTCTCGACCCTGGTGCTGGTGCCGGAGGTGATCAAGGCGATCAAGCCGATCCGCGACGTGCCGGTGCTGGCGGCCGGCGGCATCATGACGGGCCGGCAGATGGCGGCGTGCATGGCGATGGGCGCCGCCGGTGCATGGACCGGCTCGGTGTGGCTGGCCACAGTCGAGTCCGAGACTTCCGAGATCTTTCGCGAGAAGATGATCGCGGCATCGTCGCGTGACGCCATCCGCTCGAAGGGCCGCACCGGAAAGCCGGCACGACAGCTCCGTTCGGTCTGGACCGATGCCTGGGACCGCGCGCCGGAGAGCCCCGGTGCCCTGCCGATGCCGCTGCAAAGCATCATCAGCCGCGATGCCTTCAACTCGATCGACCGCGCGGCGGCCGCAGGCAATGCCAAGGCGCGCGATCTCGTCAGCTATTTCGTCGGCCAGGGCGTCGGCCTGATCGACAGCGTGAAATCGGCCGGCGCCGTGGTGCAGGAGTTCAAGGAAGAGTTTGCCGAAGCCGTCGAGCACATGAATGCGCTGGTGGCGGAGTAGATGCTTGTGGCCCATCCTTCGAGGCTCGCCAAGCGGCGCGATGCGCCGCTCGGCTCGCACCTCAGGATGACGCTGTCCCCGTAGCCGTCATCCTGAGGTGGCCGCCTCTTCGGCGGCCCTCGAAGGACGACGGCGTGCCAAAAATCTGAAACGTGAACAAGAAGAAATGACCAAGACCTCCACCCCCGAAGACCGCATCCCCGTCATCGTCGGCATCGGCGAGATCGTCGACCGTCCCAAGGAGATCGCCGAGGGCCTCGAGCCGCTCGATCTGCTCGAACAGGCCTTGCTGCGCGCGGAAGCCGATGCCGGCGCGAAGCTGCTCGGCGAGGTGCAGTCGCTCGACGTGGTCAACTTCCTGAGCTGGCGCTATCACGACCCCGAAAAGCTGCTGGCGCAACGGCTCGGCGTTACGCCAGCGCATTGCCATTACGGCCCTGTCGGCGGCGAGAGCCCGATCCGCTTCATTCATGAAGCCGCAAAGCGCATCGCGCGGGGCGAATGCACCGTCGCCGCGGTCTGCGGCGCGGAGGCGCAATCGACGGCGACCAAGGCCGAGCGCGCGGGCGCCAAGCTGCCATGGACGCCGTTCGCCCACGATGCCCCGGAGCCGAAGCGCGGCGCGTCATTCCAGAAGCCGCTTGCCGTGAAGCTCGGCGTGTTCCGGCCGGTCACGGTCTATCCGTTCTATGAAGCGGCTTCCTCCGCGCATTGGGGCCAGACGCCGCGCGAGGCGATGCAAGAATCCGGCACGTTGTGGTCGCGCTATTCGGAGGCCGCCGCGCAAAATCCCAATTCCTGGCTGAAGCGGCGCTATGCGCCGGACGAGATCACGACGCCGACCACGGACAACCGGCTGATTGCGTGGCCCTACAACAAGCTCATGGTCGCCAACCCCAGCGTCAACATGGGCGGCGCGCTGTTGCTGACCAGCCTTGCCAAGGCACGCGCGGCCGGGATTGCCGAGGACAAGCTGGTCTATCCGCTCGGCGGCGCCTCGGCAGAGGAGCCGCCTGACTATCTCGTGCGCGACCAGTTCTACGAGAGCCATCCACAGAATGCGGTGCTGAAGGCCGTGATGGACATCGCCGGCGGCGACGGCCGGAAGTTCGACGCGATCGAGCTCTATAGCTGCTTCCCCTGCGTGCCGAAGATGGCGCGGCGGACGCTGGGTCTTTCCGCCGATGTGCAGCCCACGGTGAACGGTGGCCTCACCTTCTTCGGCGCGCCGCTCAACACCTACATGACGCACGCGGCCTGCGCGATGGCGCGGCGGCTGCGCGGCGGCCACAGGCTCGGCCTGCTCTACGGCCAGGGCGGCTTCGTCACCAAGCATCACGCGCTGGTCGTCTCAAAGACGCCGCCGCGGGATGCACTGGCGCAGGAGACCAGCGTGCAGGGCGAGGCCGACCGCAACAAGCGCGCGGTGCCGGAGTTCGTCAACGAGGCTTCAGGCAGGGGGAAGGTCGAGAGCTTTACGGTGCTCTACGGCCGTGGCGGCGATGCCGAGCACGGCGTGGTGATGTTGCGCACGGTAGATGACCGGCGCACGCTGGCGCGGATTCCGGCTAGCGACGGTGCGACGCTGGCGCATCTGCTCAACATGGATCGCACGCCGGTGGGATCGCTTGGCGAGATCGCGATGACGGTGGATGGCGTGCCGGAGTGGCGCGTGGCCTAGCTCGCTCTCGTGTCCCGGACGCGGTGCGGCATGCAATGCCGCTCCGCAGAGCCGGGACCCAGAAAGCCACACGGTACAGTGAGGAGATATGGGCCCCGGCTCAGCAGCGCACCACTTCGTGCTGCGCTGCGTCCG
Encoded proteins:
- a CDS encoding nitronate monooxygenase; translation: MKSPICDMLGIEFPLLAFSHCRDVVAAVSRAGGFGVLGATVHTPDTLERELKWIDDHVDGKPYGIDVLIPENISTAGEKDVTWKSLEARVPREHRRYTSDLLKKYDIELTTTDVADNQPQPFDAETAMELLKVSFNHPIRLIANALGVPPKAMIEMGRKHNVPVAALVGAKEHALRQVAAGVDILVVQGTEAGGHCGEVSTLVLVPEVIKAIKPIRDVPVLAAGGIMTGRQMAACMAMGAAGAWTGSVWLATVESETSEIFREKMIAASSRDAIRSKGRTGKPARQLRSVWTDAWDRAPESPGALPMPLQSIISRDAFNSIDRAAAAGNAKARDLVSYFVGQGVGLIDSVKSAGAVVQEFKEEFAEAVEHMNALVAE
- a CDS encoding acetyl-CoA acetyltransferase; translated protein: MTKTSTPEDRIPVIVGIGEIVDRPKEIAEGLEPLDLLEQALLRAEADAGAKLLGEVQSLDVVNFLSWRYHDPEKLLAQRLGVTPAHCHYGPVGGESPIRFIHEAAKRIARGECTVAAVCGAEAQSTATKAERAGAKLPWTPFAHDAPEPKRGASFQKPLAVKLGVFRPVTVYPFYEAASSAHWGQTPREAMQESGTLWSRYSEAAAQNPNSWLKRRYAPDEITTPTTDNRLIAWPYNKLMVANPSVNMGGALLLTSLAKARAAGIAEDKLVYPLGGASAEEPPDYLVRDQFYESHPQNAVLKAVMDIAGGDGRKFDAIELYSCFPCVPKMARRTLGLSADVQPTVNGGLTFFGAPLNTYMTHAACAMARRLRGGHRLGLLYGQGGFVTKHHALVVSKTPPRDALAQETSVQGEADRNKRAVPEFVNEASGRGKVESFTVLYGRGGDAEHGVVMLRTVDDRRTLARIPASDGATLAHLLNMDRTPVGSLGEIAMTVDGVPEWRVA